The Methanohalophilus levihalophilus genome has a segment encoding these proteins:
- a CDS encoding nucleoside recognition domain-containing protein, whose protein sequence is MPMWLDALYMAFDYLIKVIPPIIIGVLVMDFVVEMGWVKKIGFIASPLMRFGHLREEIGLSFITSFGSSAAGNSMIARLHDDNHIDRRETIVATMVNSFPSSIVLSRDLLPVVVTLLGTTGLIYLGIVILIGFLKTLMALLAARFLLTPRSFEEIHYHREKISYREGVSKTLRRSKPSLTRITLTLIVVSILVFQLMETGIFDWIASIMRESFLVGYVPAEGLPIIAGWFASNIAAYTIAGNLMTADILSTRDIILALLVGRVLASIPRIKSMMPYYVGIFRPNLGIRIMFVSLAMQNGIMLAMVAAILWFW, encoded by the coding sequence GTGCCAATGTGGCTTGATGCATTGTACATGGCTTTTGATTATCTCATCAAAGTCATTCCCCCCATCATCATTGGCGTTCTTGTGATGGATTTCGTTGTGGAAATGGGCTGGGTTAAAAAAATCGGCTTTATTGCTTCTCCACTCATGCGCTTTGGTCATCTCCGTGAGGAAATCGGGCTTAGCTTTATCACTTCTTTTGGATCTTCCGCTGCAGGAAACTCCATGATAGCAAGACTGCATGATGACAATCACATTGACCGGCGGGAAACCATTGTTGCAACCATGGTGAACTCATTCCCCTCAAGCATTGTACTTTCAAGGGATCTGCTTCCTGTGGTGGTCACACTGCTTGGAACCACAGGTCTGATTTATCTGGGAATTGTGATTCTCATCGGTTTCCTGAAAACGCTCATGGCACTGCTGGCAGCACGTTTTCTTCTTACACCCCGCTCATTTGAGGAAATACACTACCACAGGGAAAAAATAAGTTACCGGGAAGGTGTATCAAAAACCCTTCGCAGATCTAAGCCCTCCCTGACACGAATTACACTTACCTTGATAGTTGTTTCAATTCTTGTTTTCCAGCTAATGGAAACCGGCATATTTGACTGGATTGCATCCATCATGCGTGAATCCTTCCTGGTTGGGTACGTTCCGGCCGAAGGGTTGCCCATAATCGCAGGCTGGTTTGCCAGCAATATTGCAGCATACACCATAGCAGGCAATCTCATGACTGCTGATATACTTTCCACCAGGGACATTATTCTGGCTCTGCTTGTGGGGAGAGTACTGGCAAGTATTCCCCGGATAAAAAGCATGATGCCATATTACGTTGGTATATTCAGGCCAAATCTCGGAATACGGATAATGTTCGTTTCTCTTGCAATGCAGAATGGTATCATGCTGGCAATGGTTGCAGCAATTCTCTGGTTCTGGTAA
- a CDS encoding FprA family A-type flavoprotein translates to MGDITKISESVYWVGVKDWDRRMFDALIPLPQGTSYNSYLVQGNEKTALIDTVNPGFEEQLRQNINRYSKVDSLDYVIMNHAEPDHAFTIQSIMNSVPKATLITSEKGAKMAMVQYDVPEERIKIVQDGDTLDLGGKTLKFIAAPWLHWPETMFTYLVEEKTLFTCDFFGSHTAAGFYSDEVEDLIPMAKRYFGEIMMPFRKLGAKALSKIEDLDIEIIAPSHGPIHRNPELILEAYKKWTAGETLEKVIVVYVSMWNSTRKMVDRMVQELVRAGMDVKVFNLENSDIGDIARELVDSRAIVLGTPTVLGGMHPLAVYGTYLVKALKPPAKYAVALSSYGWGGGSIKQAQEMLSGTKIEILGAIDVNGPPTDKDYQDIEKLSAELVGKIRENP, encoded by the coding sequence ATGGGTGACATAACCAAAATATCTGAAAGTGTGTACTGGGTAGGTGTGAAAGATTGGGACAGACGCATGTTTGATGCGTTAATACCTCTTCCACAGGGCACGTCTTACAATTCATATCTTGTTCAGGGCAACGAAAAAACCGCCCTCATAGACACCGTCAATCCGGGTTTTGAAGAACAATTGAGGCAAAACATCAACAGGTACTCAAAAGTGGATTCCCTCGATTACGTTATAATGAACCATGCGGAACCCGACCATGCATTTACAATCCAGTCAATAATGAATAGTGTTCCAAAAGCCACATTGATAACTTCTGAAAAGGGAGCAAAAATGGCCATGGTTCAATATGATGTCCCTGAGGAACGGATAAAAATCGTTCAGGATGGTGACACGCTGGATCTTGGAGGAAAAACTCTCAAATTCATCGCTGCACCCTGGCTCCACTGGCCAGAAACCATGTTCACATATCTGGTAGAAGAAAAAACTCTCTTCACCTGTGATTTCTTCGGATCCCACACTGCAGCAGGATTCTATTCGGATGAAGTTGAAGATTTAATCCCCATGGCAAAACGCTATTTCGGTGAAATAATGATGCCTTTCCGCAAGCTGGGTGCAAAAGCCCTTAGCAAAATCGAGGATCTCGATATTGAAATCATTGCGCCAAGCCATGGACCTATTCATCGCAATCCCGAACTAATTCTGGAAGCTTACAAAAAATGGACTGCTGGAGAAACACTGGAAAAAGTCATTGTTGTATATGTAAGCATGTGGAACTCAACCCGAAAAATGGTTGACAGGATGGTTCAGGAGCTTGTGCGGGCTGGCATGGATGTGAAAGTTTTCAACCTTGAAAATTCCGATATTGGGGATATAGCCCGTGAACTTGTGGATTCAAGGGCCATAGTCCTTGGCACACCAACAGTCCTTGGAGGCATGCACCCGCTGGCCGTGTATGGCACTTACCTCGTAAAAGCCCTCAAACCACCGGCAAAATATGCTGTAGCCCTGAGTTCCTACGGTTGGGGAGGAGGCTCAATAAAACAGGCACAAGAAATGCTTAGCGGCACTAAAATCGAAATTTTGGGTGCCATTGATGTAAATGGTCCTCCAACCGACAAGGATTATCAGGATATAGAGAAACTATCTGCCGAACTCGTGGGAAAAATAAGGGAAAATCCATGA
- the rbr gene encoding rubrerythrin, whose product MKKTIENLSKAFVGESQARNRYTMYSKIAKKEGYEQIADIFLVTADNEREHAKWAFRLINELKGNDASLDELMIEAAVPTIQGNTIENLKAAIAGETYETTTMYPEFADVADEEGFPEIAERLRAIGEAEAHHKDRYEKLLKEVENGTVFKKEEEVEWVCRKCGYVHKGTKPPEECPSCDHPSSYFERKCEAF is encoded by the coding sequence ATGAAAAAGACAATTGAAAACCTTTCCAAAGCTTTTGTAGGCGAAAGCCAGGCCAGAAACCGCTACACAATGTATTCCAAGATTGCAAAGAAGGAAGGCTATGAGCAGATTGCAGATATCTTCCTTGTAACGGCAGATAATGAGAGGGAGCATGCAAAATGGGCTTTCAGGCTGATTAACGAGCTAAAAGGAAATGATGCTTCACTTGATGAACTCATGATTGAAGCTGCGGTTCCTACCATTCAGGGAAACACCATTGAAAACCTGAAAGCTGCAATTGCAGGCGAGACCTATGAAACCACTACAATGTACCCCGAATTTGCAGATGTTGCAGATGAAGAAGGTTTCCCGGAAATCGCAGAGCGCCTCAGGGCAATTGGTGAAGCTGAAGCACATCACAAGGACAGGTATGAAAAACTTCTCAAGGAAGTGGAAAACGGCACGGTTTTCAAAAAGGAAGAAGAGGTCGAATGGGTATGCCGGAAATGTGGTTACGTTCACAAGGGAACCAAACCTCCTGAGGAATGTCCTTCCTGCGATCATCCCTCCAGCTATTTCGAGAGAAAGTGTGAAGCTTTCTAA